One genomic window of Desmospora activa DSM 45169 includes the following:
- the prli42 gene encoding stressosome-associated protein Prli42, with product MVVRSFWIKFVVYVIIFTMLITTLATGILLF from the coding sequence ATGGTTGTGCGTTCATTTTGGATCAAATTCGTTGTATATGTCATCATCTTCACTATGCTGATCACTACCCTGGCAACCGGAATTCTGTTGTTCTGA
- a CDS encoding acyl-CoA mutase large subunit family protein, whose translation MSEKSFETLYREWQEKTEELLQKYPEQKNRFETLSGIGIERVYVPDGASRRESERIGLPGEYPYTRGIRPTMYRSRHWTMRQYAGFGSAEETNRRFRYLLEQGQTGLSVAFDLPTQIGYDSDDPMSAGEVGKVGVAIDSLADMETLLQGIPLDRVSTSMTINAPAAVLLAMVIAVGEKQGIPSHLLTGTIQNDILKEYIARGTYIFPPQPSMRLITDIFAFCGEHVPRWNTISISGYHIREAGSTAVQEVAFTLANGIAYVEAAVKAGLEVDRFAPRLSFFFNAHNHFFEEVAKFRAARRLWARIMKERFGAQDPRSMQLRFHTQTGGSTLTAQQPDNNVVRVTLQALSAVLGGTQSLHTNARDEALALPTEESARIALRTQQILAHESGVTDTVDPLGGSWFVESLTDAIEAEAEAYLERIDEMGGAVAAVEQGYMQREIQQAALETQRKIESGGEVVVGLNRYRLEKETEPELYRVNPKLAQKQVVALQDLRKSRDSVQVEACLERLKQGAAGDANLMPLILDAVRTYATVGEICHCLREVFGEYQPMV comes from the coding sequence GTGTCGGAGAAAAGTTTTGAAACCCTCTACCGGGAATGGCAGGAGAAGACGGAAGAGCTGTTGCAAAAATATCCCGAACAGAAAAATCGGTTTGAAACCTTATCGGGAATCGGGATTGAGCGAGTTTATGTCCCGGATGGAGCGAGTAGGAGAGAGTCGGAGAGGATTGGGTTGCCGGGGGAGTATCCATATACGCGCGGCATCCGACCGACCATGTATCGCTCTCGCCATTGGACGATGCGCCAGTATGCCGGTTTTGGGTCAGCGGAAGAGACGAACCGCCGCTTTCGTTATCTGTTGGAGCAGGGGCAGACGGGGTTATCCGTCGCCTTCGATCTGCCGACACAAATCGGCTATGACTCGGATGATCCGATGTCTGCGGGGGAAGTGGGCAAGGTCGGGGTGGCGATCGATTCGTTGGCGGATATGGAGACGTTGCTACAGGGGATCCCATTGGACCGAGTGAGCACCTCTATGACGATCAACGCACCAGCGGCAGTGCTGCTTGCGATGGTTATAGCGGTAGGGGAAAAGCAGGGAATCCCGTCTCATCTACTGACGGGAACGATTCAAAACGATATTCTAAAGGAATATATCGCCAGAGGAACTTATATTTTTCCTCCACAGCCGTCGATGCGTTTAATCACTGATATCTTTGCTTTTTGCGGAGAACATGTCCCCCGTTGGAATACCATCAGTATTAGCGGTTATCACATCCGGGAAGCCGGTTCTACCGCAGTACAGGAGGTAGCTTTTACCCTAGCCAATGGGATTGCCTATGTGGAAGCGGCGGTAAAAGCGGGTTTGGAAGTGGATCGATTTGCGCCGCGCCTCTCCTTCTTTTTTAACGCTCACAATCATTTTTTTGAAGAAGTGGCCAAGTTTCGGGCGGCGCGTCGATTGTGGGCACGTATAATGAAGGAACGGTTTGGGGCGCAAGATCCGCGTTCGATGCAACTTCGCTTCCATACGCAAACAGGGGGCTCTACGCTGACGGCACAGCAACCGGACAACAATGTGGTGCGGGTGACGTTGCAAGCGTTGTCCGCTGTGCTGGGCGGAACCCAAAGCCTTCACACCAATGCTCGAGACGAGGCGTTGGCGCTGCCGACAGAGGAGTCAGCCCGGATCGCTTTACGTACACAACAGATTTTAGCCCATGAGAGCGGGGTGACCGACACGGTTGATCCCCTGGGCGGCTCTTGGTTTGTGGAGTCGCTGACGGATGCGATTGAAGCGGAAGCAGAGGCGTACCTGGAGCGAATTGATGAGATGGGAGGGGCGGTGGCAGCGGTAGAGCAAGGTTATATGCAGCGGGAAATTCAGCAGGCAGCCCTAGAGACTCAGCGTAAGATCGAGTCCGGTGGAGAAGTGGTAGTTGGACTGAACCGCTACCGCTTGGAAAAGGAGACAGAGCCTGAGCTGTACCGCGTCAATCCGAAGTTGGCCCAGAAGCAAGTGGTGGCCCTTCAGGATCTACGTAAGAGCCGGGATTCCGTTCAAGTAGAAGCGTGTTTGGAACGGCTGAAGCAGGGAGCGGCGGGGGATGCCAATCTGATGCCGTTGATTTTGGATGCGGTTCGCACATATGCGACGGTGGGAGAGATTTGTCATTGCTTACGTGAGGTGTTTGGAGAGTATCAACCGATGGTTTAA
- a CDS encoding cobalamin B12-binding domain-containing protein: MNRPIRVLVAKPGLDGHDRGALIIAQALRDEGMEVIYTGLRQSPAQIVATAIQEDVDVIGLSCLSGAHNELFAEVMSLLKEEDAEDIVVVGGGVIPQSDIAGLLEKGIARIFTPGTSTKDTADFIREAIKRREASS, translated from the coding sequence ATGAATCGGCCGATACGGGTGTTAGTAGCGAAACCAGGCTTAGACGGCCATGACCGCGGTGCGTTGATTATTGCACAAGCGCTGCGGGATGAAGGGATGGAAGTAATTTATACAGGCTTACGTCAGTCGCCGGCGCAAATTGTGGCGACGGCGATTCAGGAGGATGTGGATGTGATCGGTCTTTCATGTCTTTCTGGTGCTCACAATGAGCTGTTTGCTGAGGTGATGAGCCTGTTGAAAGAGGAGGACGCTGAGGATATTGTGGTGGTAGGGGGTGGTGTCATCCCCCAATCCGATATTGCCGGCTTGTTGGAAAAAGGAATTGCTCGCATTTTTACACCTGGCACCTCCACCAAGGATACTGCTGACTTTATCCGGGAAGCGATTAAGCGACGGGAGGCGTCATCATGA
- the mce gene encoding methylmalonyl-CoA epimerase — MIPLHPHKIDHIGIAVRSLRKALPLYRDVWGMEYLGEETVVSEGVRVAFFRLGESKVELLEPLSDDSPIARFIHKRGEGVHHVALRVGNLEERLQQLKVAGIELINDQPKRGAGGNRVAFLHPRSTGGVLYELCEPAKTDE; from the coding sequence ATGATCCCGCTTCATCCTCATAAAATCGATCACATCGGGATTGCGGTTCGCTCGTTGCGCAAGGCTTTGCCCCTGTATCGGGATGTGTGGGGGATGGAATATTTGGGGGAGGAGACGGTGGTAAGCGAAGGCGTACGGGTGGCTTTTTTCCGTTTGGGGGAAAGTAAGGTGGAATTGTTGGAGCCGCTGTCCGACGATAGTCCGATCGCTCGCTTTATCCATAAACGTGGAGAAGGGGTTCATCATGTCGCTCTCCGGGTGGGAAATCTTGAGGAGCGGCTGCAACAGCTAAAAGTGGCGGGTATTGAGCTAATCAACGATCAACCAAAGCGGGGAGCGGGGGGCAACCGTGTCGCTTTTCTCCATCCCCGCTCCACTGGCGGTGTATTGTACGAGTTATGTGAACCGGCGAAGACAGACGAATAG
- a CDS encoding acyl-CoA carboxylase subunit beta, with product MYSKLDELAARRRRVEQGGGDDKVRAQHEKGKLTARERIDLLLDEDTFVELNPFVENTAADYGEAPGEGVVTGYGKIHGRSVYLFAQDFTVFGGSLGEMHAQKIVRIMDLAAKNGAPIIGLNDSGGARIQEGVVSLDGYGQLFYRNAIYSGVVPQISVIMGPCAGGAVYSPALTDFVFMVEGSSQMFITGPKVIETVTGEKISAEDLGGARVHSTLSGNAHFTAESEPEVLNQVRRLLSFLPQNNVEDPPRTYCKEDDGWTEELVDRVPTASTKVYDVRGVIDAVVDQGDFMEVHQSFAKNIVVGFGRIDGQVVGIAANQPKMMAGGLDIDSSDKLARFIRFCDSFNIPLVTFVDVTGFLPGVNQEHRGIIRHGAKILYAYSEATVPKITVITRKGYGGAYVALNSKAIGADIVYAWPNAEVAVMGPEGAANIIFHREIQEASDPAATRAEKIEEYREKFANPYVAAAKGMVDDVIDPRETRQKLKQALEMLKQKRETRPAKKHGNIPL from the coding sequence GTGTATTCCAAATTGGATGAATTGGCCGCAAGGCGGCGTCGGGTGGAGCAGGGCGGCGGTGATGATAAAGTTCGGGCGCAACATGAGAAAGGAAAGCTGACCGCCCGAGAACGGATTGATTTACTGTTGGATGAGGATACGTTTGTAGAATTAAATCCCTTTGTCGAAAATACCGCTGCCGATTATGGCGAGGCACCCGGTGAAGGGGTGGTAACGGGATACGGTAAGATCCATGGGCGTTCGGTCTATCTATTTGCCCAGGATTTTACCGTATTCGGCGGCTCCTTAGGGGAAATGCATGCGCAGAAGATTGTGCGCATCATGGATCTGGCGGCTAAAAACGGCGCTCCCATCATTGGTTTAAACGATTCCGGCGGCGCGCGTATCCAGGAGGGGGTCGTATCCCTCGATGGCTATGGTCAACTCTTTTATCGCAATGCTATCTACTCCGGTGTGGTGCCGCAGATCTCCGTCATTATGGGTCCATGTGCCGGCGGTGCCGTCTATTCTCCAGCGTTGACCGATTTTGTTTTTATGGTGGAAGGATCGAGTCAGATGTTTATCACCGGACCCAAGGTGATTGAAACCGTGACAGGGGAGAAGATTTCGGCGGAGGATTTGGGCGGTGCTCGCGTCCATTCTACCCTGAGCGGCAATGCCCACTTTACGGCGGAATCGGAACCGGAAGTGCTCAATCAAGTACGTCGCCTCCTTTCCTTTTTACCGCAAAATAATGTGGAGGACCCGCCGCGAACTTATTGTAAAGAGGATGACGGCTGGACCGAGGAACTGGTGGACCGGGTGCCGACCGCCAGTACAAAGGTGTACGATGTACGTGGGGTGATTGATGCGGTGGTCGACCAAGGCGATTTTATGGAGGTACATCAGTCCTTCGCCAAAAATATTGTGGTCGGCTTTGGCCGTATCGACGGTCAAGTGGTGGGGATTGCCGCCAATCAGCCAAAGATGATGGCCGGTGGTTTGGATATCGATTCCTCGGACAAGCTGGCCCGCTTTATCCGTTTTTGTGACAGCTTTAATATTCCACTGGTAACTTTTGTGGATGTAACTGGCTTTTTACCGGGTGTCAACCAGGAACATCGGGGTATTATCCGCCATGGAGCCAAAATTTTGTACGCTTATTCGGAAGCGACGGTTCCCAAAATTACGGTGATTACTCGCAAGGGATACGGAGGGGCCTATGTCGCCTTAAATAGCAAAGCGATCGGAGCCGATATCGTCTATGCCTGGCCCAATGCCGAGGTAGCAGTGATGGGACCGGAAGGTGCAGCTAATATCATCTTTCACCGCGAGATTCAAGAGGCGAGCGATCCGGCGGCGACTCGAGCTGAGAAGATTGAGGAGTATCGGGAGAAGTTTGCCAATCCGTATGTAGCGGCTGCCAAGGGTATGGTGGATGATGTGATCGATCCCCGGGAGACGCGGCAAAAGTTGAAGCAAGCGCTGGAGATGCTCAAACAGAAGCGGGAGACGCGCCCGGCGAAAAAACACGGCAATATTCCGCTATAG
- a CDS encoding M20/M25/M40 family metallo-hydrolase, protein MINQQRLLDEFLQLVGIDSETGDEREICDHLQQKLTALGFTVEEDDTTAVTGHGAGNLIATLEGNLPDAPVIYFTCHMDTVAPGKGVKARVEGEYVVTDGTTVLGADDKAGLAALLEGVRVVKEQGGKHGTIQFILTVGEESGLLGSKALDPAKVKADFGFAIDSNGPVGDIITSAPSQVRLDVKIEGKPAHAGVNPEEGISAIQVASRAISKMPLGRIDHETTANIGKFQGGSASNVVPQWVEILAEARSRDEKKLDVQAAKMKSGFEQAAAELGAQAEVTVTKMYPAYKYEESDLVVQKAMAAVKRVGREPRLLASGGGSDANVIAGHGIPTVNLAIGYEEIHTTNERMPLTELYKAGELVVALIEESNQTATKR, encoded by the coding sequence ATAATCAATCAGCAACGGTTGTTGGATGAATTTTTGCAGTTAGTGGGAATTGACAGTGAAACCGGGGATGAGCGGGAAATTTGTGATCACTTGCAGCAAAAGCTGACCGCTCTCGGTTTTACGGTGGAAGAAGATGATACTACTGCTGTGACAGGGCATGGAGCTGGCAATCTAATCGCCACATTGGAGGGGAATCTGCCAGATGCTCCTGTGATCTATTTTACCTGCCATATGGATACAGTGGCACCGGGTAAAGGAGTAAAAGCGCGAGTGGAGGGGGAGTATGTCGTCACCGACGGAACCACAGTATTGGGAGCGGATGACAAAGCAGGATTGGCCGCTCTCTTGGAAGGGGTACGCGTAGTCAAGGAGCAGGGCGGAAAACATGGAACGATTCAATTTATCCTCACGGTGGGAGAAGAATCGGGCTTGCTCGGCTCCAAAGCTTTAGATCCAGCCAAAGTAAAAGCAGACTTTGGGTTTGCGATTGATTCCAACGGCCCGGTGGGGGATATTATCACTTCGGCCCCTTCTCAAGTACGCCTGGATGTAAAAATTGAAGGAAAACCGGCCCATGCCGGTGTCAATCCTGAGGAGGGTATTAGCGCCATCCAAGTAGCCAGCCGTGCGATTTCCAAAATGCCGTTGGGAAGGATCGATCATGAAACGACGGCCAACATCGGTAAATTTCAAGGGGGCTCCGCTTCCAATGTGGTGCCGCAGTGGGTGGAGATTTTGGCGGAAGCCCGCAGCCGGGATGAAAAGAAATTGGATGTACAGGCGGCCAAAATGAAGTCGGGATTTGAACAGGCAGCGGCTGAGCTCGGTGCACAGGCAGAAGTAACTGTGACCAAAATGTATCCCGCATACAAATACGAGGAATCGGATCTGGTGGTACAAAAAGCGATGGCGGCGGTCAAACGAGTGGGACGGGAACCGCGGTTGTTGGCCAGCGGTGGCGGTAGCGACGCCAATGTGATCGCTGGGCACGGTATCCCGACGGTAAACCTTGCAATTGGCTATGAGGAGATCCATACCACCAACGAGCGGATGCCGCTAACCGAGTTATATAAGGCGGGGGAACTGGTCGTCGCATTGATCGAAGAGAGCAATCAGACAGCAACAAAAAGGTGA
- a CDS encoding S9 family peptidase, with protein MARIESFLSARQFLRPQWVGNQLYFISDLGGHLSLFVMDEAGSVPQPLLPADIALQNPDLIGGEAYRVFPDLGKILVMIDSDGDENYQPMLIPQEGGFPEAAFAEALAEYRVHLAAADSETGNVYFSAESRRESIRVAFRGNLTTGSLQKMFQSSWDPWVAGVAKDHSQAIIMDSYTMGDHVLYLWHEGGHDPTLLYGKPLEQRAKGEQVPLNAISDCCFIDENSLLLRTALFEDTYGVGLLHLNAPSQIHPVAVKGIIHQGVGELVSLKPLHDDRFLVGYNIDGVSWLYEGSWNPSTKEITLDTVICGQAPLAEGVLKAVSYDKENDCYALAFSSATSPIQLYTVEGADRKTVIQRTRERALGLDHNRLAAGEDASFTSFDGLRISARLYLPAPELGYQGPRPLVYYIHGGPQGQERPDFAWFSMPLIQYLTLRGFAVFVPNVRGSVGYGLNYTKQVDHDWGGNDRLDHVHAMKGLAEDARVDTSRAAVVGRSYGGYMTLTLAARHPELWSAAVDMFGPYDLISFMERLPPTWKPYFEIALGHPQKDREFLQERSPKTYIEAVQCPLLVIQGKNDPRVVEAESQDVVDRLRSLGKEVEYLLFEDEGHDVLKIKNRIRCYNAIADFFVKKLRP; from the coding sequence ATGGCGAGAATTGAATCGTTTTTGTCGGCACGTCAATTTCTACGGCCGCAGTGGGTGGGAAATCAACTTTATTTTATTAGTGATTTGGGTGGTCATCTAAGTCTATTTGTGATGGATGAGGCAGGGAGTGTACCGCAGCCGTTGTTACCGGCCGATATTGCATTGCAGAATCCCGATTTGATCGGCGGGGAAGCGTATCGGGTGTTTCCAGACTTGGGAAAGATTTTGGTGATGATCGATTCTGACGGGGATGAAAATTATCAGCCGATGCTGATTCCACAGGAAGGAGGATTTCCGGAAGCGGCTTTTGCAGAGGCATTAGCAGAATATCGTGTCCATCTCGCCGCAGCTGATTCGGAAACAGGGAACGTCTACTTTTCGGCGGAGTCGCGAAGGGAATCGATCCGGGTGGCCTTTCGTGGGAATCTGACTACTGGCTCGTTGCAGAAAATGTTTCAAAGCTCTTGGGATCCCTGGGTCGCAGGGGTTGCCAAGGATCACTCGCAAGCGATTATCATGGACTCCTATACCATGGGAGATCATGTGTTGTACTTATGGCACGAAGGGGGGCACGATCCCACTCTTCTCTATGGGAAGCCGCTGGAACAAAGGGCAAAAGGGGAGCAGGTTCCCCTCAACGCCATATCCGACTGTTGCTTTATAGACGAAAACAGTCTGCTACTGCGCACGGCGTTGTTTGAAGATACATATGGAGTGGGACTTTTGCATCTAAACGCCCCCTCCCAGATTCATCCTGTAGCGGTGAAGGGGATCATACACCAAGGGGTAGGAGAGCTGGTTTCTCTCAAGCCTCTCCACGACGATCGTTTTTTGGTGGGATACAATATTGACGGGGTCTCCTGGCTGTATGAAGGGAGCTGGAACCCCTCCACAAAAGAAATCACACTTGATACGGTTATCTGTGGACAGGCACCATTGGCTGAGGGTGTACTAAAAGCCGTCTCCTACGATAAAGAAAACGATTGCTATGCCCTCGCTTTTTCATCAGCGACCTCTCCCATCCAGCTTTACACAGTGGAAGGGGCGGATCGTAAAACGGTGATTCAACGGACACGGGAGCGTGCATTGGGTTTGGATCATAATCGGTTGGCAGCGGGAGAGGACGCTTCCTTTACTTCTTTTGACGGTTTGCGCATATCCGCTCGTCTGTATCTGCCTGCGCCGGAACTGGGCTATCAAGGGCCACGCCCACTGGTCTACTATATACACGGTGGTCCACAAGGGCAGGAGCGGCCGGACTTTGCCTGGTTTTCCATGCCGCTGATTCAATATCTGACTTTACGCGGCTTTGCCGTTTTTGTTCCTAATGTCCGCGGCAGTGTCGGATACGGCTTAAACTATACTAAACAGGTGGACCACGACTGGGGTGGAAATGATCGACTCGATCATGTTCATGCCATGAAAGGTTTGGCGGAAGATGCTCGCGTTGACACCTCTCGGGCAGCGGTGGTGGGTCGTTCCTACGGTGGTTATATGACCTTGACACTGGCTGCGCGCCATCCAGAATTGTGGTCGGCGGCAGTGGATATGTTTGGTCCATACGATCTGATCAGTTTTATGGAGCGTCTCCCTCCCACCTGGAAACCCTACTTTGAAATTGCCTTGGGCCATCCGCAAAAGGACCGCGAATTTTTGCAAGAACGTTCCCCTAAAACCTATATCGAAGCGGTACAATGTCCGTTATTGGTGATTCAGGGCAAAAACGATCCCCGGGTAGTAGAAGCTGAATCTCAGGATGTAGTGGATCGTCTGCGCTCTTTGGGTAAGGAAGTGGAGTATCTGTTGTTTGAGGACGAAGGGCATGATGTACTCAAAATTAAAAACAGAATCCGATGCTACAATGCGATCGCTGACTTTTTTGTGAAAAAGCTGCGTCCATGA
- a CDS encoding DUF3866 family protein yields the protein MIIWKKGTVLRVLEESAMFQRVRVKMEAGEEASAVHYPLLLGQTEPGDEVWLNTTAVELQLGTGGDHFVAGWVSKRPESSSPQGHIMKMRYTPWQIAVSTGEEVGNPYRSAVMGRNSLDSWPILLGELHSMLPAVISVWRHRSLQEGRCPRIVYIMTDGGALPLAMSQHVRRLKKLGWLYATVTVGHAFGGDVEAVNLHSALLLARYGLKADLVFVSMGPGIVGTDTPFGFSGVEQGEAVNAVAALEGMPIFIPRIQGEDGRKRHQGVSHHTLTNLTRVVLTPAEVPVPRPLPVRVQTQMESIPQHHHLISVPITEKEVVEFLKIYPVSIQSMGRKVAEDPLFFRTICAGALHLWKRWLNLTDGRSGVKASGEKSDLTR from the coding sequence ATGATCATCTGGAAAAAGGGAACGGTTCTCCGCGTTTTGGAGGAGTCCGCGATGTTTCAGCGAGTGAGGGTGAAAATGGAAGCGGGAGAAGAAGCATCGGCGGTTCATTATCCGCTGCTGTTGGGACAGACGGAGCCGGGGGATGAAGTGTGGCTCAATACGACAGCGGTGGAGCTCCAACTGGGAACAGGCGGGGACCATTTTGTAGCGGGCTGGGTTTCAAAAAGACCGGAAAGCTCTTCCCCGCAAGGGCACATTATGAAGATGCGCTACACACCTTGGCAGATTGCGGTGTCGACGGGGGAAGAGGTGGGAAATCCCTATCGAAGTGCCGTCATGGGACGAAACTCCTTGGATAGTTGGCCCATCCTTTTAGGAGAATTGCATAGTATGTTACCGGCGGTGATATCCGTTTGGCGGCATCGCTCTCTCCAGGAGGGAAGGTGTCCCCGCATTGTTTATATTATGACTGATGGCGGTGCACTTCCTCTAGCTATGAGCCAACATGTGAGGCGGTTAAAAAAGCTGGGTTGGCTGTATGCCACTGTGACGGTGGGGCATGCTTTTGGGGGGGATGTGGAGGCAGTCAATCTGCATTCTGCCTTGTTGTTAGCGCGATATGGTTTGAAAGCGGATCTGGTGTTTGTCTCCATGGGGCCAGGCATTGTTGGAACCGACACCCCCTTTGGCTTTAGCGGAGTAGAGCAGGGGGAAGCGGTAAACGCGGTAGCTGCTCTGGAAGGGATGCCGATCTTTATCCCCCGCATCCAAGGAGAGGATGGCCGTAAACGCCATCAAGGAGTAAGCCATCATACCTTGACCAACTTAACACGGGTGGTACTTACTCCGGCGGAGGTGCCAGTGCCGCGGCCGTTGCCGGTGAGAGTACAGACGCAAATGGAAAGCATTCCCCAGCATCACCACCTGATTTCTGTCCCGATAACGGAAAAAGAGGTTGTTGAATTCCTTAAGATCTATCCGGTTTCCATTCAGAGTATGGGAAGAAAGGTAGCGGAGGATCCTCTCTTTTTTCGCACGATATGCGCAGGAGCGCTACATCTGTGGAAGCGCTGGTTGAACCTGACGGATGGTCGCTCCGGTGTAAAGGCGAGTGGCGAGAAAAGTGATTTAACTCGATAA
- the mciZ gene encoding Z-ring formation inhibitor MciZ, with the protein MYIQTGPDRLRIVGKGWEVRAALRRWSSRSLTLTEWLQLREQALCRQHPKP; encoded by the coding sequence ATGTATATCCAAACCGGACCCGATCGATTGCGCATTGTGGGTAAGGGGTGGGAGGTACGAGCCGCCCTCCGGCGCTGGTCCTCCCGCTCACTTACACTGACCGAGTGGCTGCAACTTCGGGAACAAGCCCTTTGCCGGCAACATCCTAAACCATAA
- a CDS encoding NUDIX hydrolase, producing MSRLEEKTIQTTPIFAGRIIQVQVDEVELPDGRRASRELVKHPGAVSILALTEEQKIVLVRQFRKPLEKTILELPAGKLEPGEAPVECAKRELKEETGYTADRLTKVAGFYTSPGFADEYLHIYQAEGLKKGEAIPDTDEFVETVELTLEEAFARLATGEIDDAKTVVALYMWQNRVMSK from the coding sequence ATGAGCCGACTGGAAGAAAAAACGATTCAAACCACACCGATTTTTGCGGGTCGCATCATTCAAGTACAGGTGGATGAAGTGGAGTTGCCCGACGGTAGGCGCGCAAGCCGTGAATTAGTGAAACATCCAGGCGCTGTCTCCATCCTAGCACTGACAGAAGAACAGAAGATTGTACTGGTGCGCCAATTTCGTAAACCGTTGGAGAAAACAATTTTAGAACTTCCCGCCGGTAAATTGGAGCCCGGCGAAGCTCCCGTTGAATGTGCAAAACGGGAATTAAAAGAGGAGACGGGCTATACCGCCGACCGTTTGACCAAGGTTGCCGGCTTTTACACGTCCCCAGGCTTTGCGGATGAATATTTGCATATTTATCAAGCGGAAGGGTTGAAAAAGGGGGAAGCGATTCCCGATACAGACGAATTTGTGGAAACGGTGGAACTAACCCTGGAGGAAGCCTTTGCCCGATTGGCAACAGGAGAAATCGATGACGCCAAAACGGTAGTTGCACTGTATATGTGGCAAAATCGAGTGATGAGTAAATGA